In Acidiphilium acidophilum, one genomic interval encodes:
- a CDS encoding helix-turn-helix domain-containing protein codes for MPPDRRISAPAFRDRLLELIAGRGLTQAAFARSAGLDRSTLTQLLSDHAPRLPRAETLVAIALACGVSTDWLLGLNGPDQSAPPSVGEVMQIEADGGLPIDDRMFQWMTEAAGAKIRTVPVGFPDLLKTGEVLHHEYRNAAGDAAPRWDSVASRLEYLQRPETEIEACASVQAIEEFAAGRGIWAGLSAADREAQIARIRILGTDLYPSFRLFLFDRRQLYSVPFTVFGTARAAVFIGGIYFVFTWTEHIRALIRRFDDLVRGAIVQPPDIADFFATLRVAPD; via the coding sequence GTGCCCCCTGATCGCCGGATCTCCGCCCCGGCCTTCCGCGACCGCCTGCTCGAACTGATCGCCGGGCGCGGTCTCACCCAGGCCGCTTTCGCCCGATCCGCGGGTCTTGATCGTTCGACCCTCACCCAATTGCTCAGCGATCACGCGCCCCGCCTGCCGCGCGCCGAAACCCTGGTCGCCATCGCCCTCGCCTGCGGCGTCTCGACCGACTGGCTCCTCGGCCTGAACGGACCCGACCAGAGTGCTCCGCCCAGCGTCGGTGAAGTCATGCAGATCGAAGCGGATGGCGGCCTGCCGATCGACGACCGGATGTTCCAGTGGATGACCGAAGCCGCCGGCGCCAAAATCCGCACGGTCCCGGTCGGCTTCCCCGATCTGCTCAAAACCGGCGAGGTCCTGCATCACGAATATCGCAACGCCGCCGGCGATGCCGCACCGCGCTGGGACAGTGTGGCCAGCCGGCTCGAATACCTCCAGCGCCCCGAGACCGAAATCGAAGCCTGCGCCTCGGTTCAGGCGATCGAGGAATTCGCGGCCGGCCGTGGCATCTGGGCCGGGCTCTCCGCCGCCGACCGCGAAGCCCAGATCGCCCGGATCCGAATTCTCGGCACCGACCTCTACCCGAGTTTCCGCCTCTTCCTGTTCGATCGCCGCCAGCTCTATTCGGTGCCGTTCACCGTGTTCGGCACCGCGCGTGCCGCGGTGTTCATCGGCGGCATCTATTTCGTCTTCACCTGGACCGAACATATCCGCGCCCTGATCCGCCGGTTCGACGATCTCGTGCGCGGCGCCATCGTCCAACCCCCCGATATCGCCGATTTTTTCGCGACCCTGCGCGTCGCGCCGGATTGA